In Pseudomonadota bacterium, the genomic window CAACAATTGCCGGATGATATCACGTATACACGTCATGAAGAGATAGGTTGATATAAGTAAATATCGTGGGTATTGTACGAATATGGCTGGGTTGAGGCGAAATATTGAGTATAAGGTTAATGAATTACTCGGTTCCGTTCAATAATTATTGGCCTCTGGAATGTTGATTTTGACAAAGAGGTAAAACAGTGTTAAAATTCGAAGTCGTGAATTCAAGTATGATAATGAATTTTATTGACAAATGTTTGTGAAAGGTTTTTATGCTGTATTTAATGTGTATAAAACTGTTAATGGTCGGAAATGGCTGATGTTGTATATTTCTCAATAGTCTAATTCTAAAATGGAATTTCATGATCACATCTTTTGATGATTTTAGCATTTCCAGTTTAACTTTTACTTTTCGGGCACTGGAAGATTTCCCCCTGCCATCCTTTAAAGGTTCTACCCTGCGAGGGGCTTTTGGCTACGCTTTCAGAAAAGCGGTTTGTATTGCCAAACAGCAGAAACAGTGTAAAAAATGCATTCTGGCCGCAAATTGCGCTTATAACTATATCTTTGAAACCCCCCGTCCATCCGGGGCTGAGGTGATGCGCAAATACGAAAAAGTGCCGCACCCTTTCATTTTGTGGCCGCCATTGAATTCACGGCGGATGATTATGAAAGGAGAGACTTTATCTTTTGGTCTTATCCTGGTTGGCCGTGCTCATGACTATCTGCCCTATTTTGTGTTGGTGATGGATGAACTAGCATCCCGGGGGCTGGGAAAAGAGCGAGGAAAATGCCAGCTGGAAAATGTGGTGGACAGCCAGGATCTGGTTATTTATGATCAGAAAAAACGGGAGTTGCTGCCGTCAGCTAGTGAGTATGGAGCTGATCTCATCCGACGAGCCGGCGAAATTCCGAATCAAGTTACGCTGGAGTTTCTAACCCATTTGCGGCTCGTACGGGAAAAGCGTATTGTCAGAAAACTATCGTTTCAGGATCTTTATCGCTCGCTTTTGCGCCGGCTGGCAATCTTGCAGCGTTTTCATTGCGATTTGTCGCCAGAGATTGATTTTCGCGGCCTCATCGCCCAGGCCGCGGCCATCGA contains:
- the cas6 gene encoding CRISPR system precrRNA processing endoribonuclease RAMP protein Cas6 → MITSFDDFSISSLTFTFRALEDFPLPSFKGSTLRGAFGYAFRKAVCIAKQQKQCKKCILAANCAYNYIFETPRPSGAEVMRKYEKVPHPFILWPPLNSRRMIMKGETLSFGLILVGRAHDYLPYFVLVMDELASRGLGKERGKCQLENVVDSQDLVIYDQKKRELLPSASEYGADLIRRAGEIPNQVTLEFLTHLRLVREKRIVRKLSFQDLYRSLLRRLAILQRFHCDLSPEIDFRGLIAQAAAIETVTDETRWQESRRYSTRQKDYMSTSGLIGRITFSGNFKPFWPVLVLGTYVNAGKNTSFGLGRYKIIEENL